A genomic region of Methanosarcina thermophila TM-1 contains the following coding sequences:
- a CDS encoding DUF1699 family protein, with protein MKIRVVSSREEIFTLNPNERVVHLAFRPSNKDIFALVETCPKIEVIQLPKSYRRTVSKSIEMFLEMQRIQLIEGDVWGHRKDINEYYSIPSSVIEKIRELKSEGTPAERIEEKVARESKLNPEMVAYILTKEASA; from the coding sequence ATGAAAATTAGAGTAGTTAGTTCCAGAGAGGAAATATTCACTCTCAATCCTAATGAACGCGTTGTTCACCTGGCTTTCAGGCCGTCGAACAAGGATATTTTTGCACTAGTCGAAACCTGCCCGAAAATTGAGGTAATTCAATTACCCAAATCTTACAGGCGTACGGTTTCAAAGTCCATAGAGATGTTTCTTGAGATGCAGAGGATTCAGCTTATTGAGGGCGATGTCTGGGGTCACAGAAAGGATATTAACGAGTACTACAGCATTCCTTCCTCAGTGATTGAGAAAATCAGAGAACTGAAATCAGAGGGTACACCTGCTGAGAGAATTGAAGAAAAGGTCGCAAGGGAAAGCAAACTTAACCCTGAAATGGTTGCTTACATCCTGACCAAGGAAGCTTCTGCCTGA